GTGGCGATCCACGACCAGGCCGGCGGGGCGCTGCGCCTGGTCGCCGACGACGGGCTGCCGACCGGCGTCGCGATCCTCGACGCGCCCGACGTCGACTCCGTCGTGACGGAGAACCGGACGCTCGCCGCGCAGCTGCTCGCGGCCGCCGACCTGTGGCTGTTCGTCACCACCGCCGCCCGCTACTCCGACGCCGTCCCGTGGGACTTCCTGCGCGCCGCCGCCGACCGCCAGGCCGCCGTCGCCGTCGTCCTCGACCGCGTCGCTCCCGACGCCGTCAGCGAGGTCCGCGCCCACCTGTCGGCGATGCTGTCCGAGCACGGCCTCGGCGACGCGCCGCTGCTCGTCGTCGAGGAGGCCGCACCCGACGACGCCGGCCTGCTGCCCGAGGAGGCGGTCGCGTCGGTGCGGGGCTGGCTGGACGGGCTGGCCGCCGACGAGTCGGCCCGCAACGAGATCGTCCGGAGGACCCTCGACGGCGCCATCGGCGGCGCGCTGCGGCAGCTCCCGGTGCTCGCCGACGCCGCCGACCACCAGGTCCAGGCACTGACCCGGCTGCGCGACGAGATCGCGCACGTCTACGGCAAGACGGCCAAGCGCATCGACGCCGCGTCCGCCGACGGCTCCATGCTGCGCGGCGAGGTGCTCGCGCGCTGGCAGGACTTCGTCGGGACCGGCGACTTCATGCGCTCGCTGGAGGCGCGGGTCGGCCGCCTGCGCGACAAGGTGACGGCGTTCCTGAAGGGCCGGCCGCAGCCCGCCGCGGCGGTCGAGGAGGCGATCGAGAACGGCGTCGCCGCGATGATCGTCGAGGAGGCCAACCGGGCCGCCGAGAAGGCCGACGACAAGTGGCGCGACTCCGCCGCCGGGCGCGCCCTGCTGGCCGGCGACGACCTCTCCCGCGCCACCGGCGACCTCCCCGAACGCAGCGCCAGGACCGTCCGCGAATGGCAAGACGCGGTCCTGACGATGGTCCGGTCGGAGGGCGCGGACAAGCGGTACAACGCCCGGCTGCTCTCCTTCGGCGTCAACGGGCTGGGGCTCGCGCTGATGATCGTCGTGTTCGCGTCGACGGCCGGGCTGACCGGCGCCGAGGTCGGCGTCGCGGGCGGGACCGCCGTCGTCGGGCAGAAGCTGCTCGAGGCGATCTTCGGTGACGAGGCCGTGCGGCGGCTGGCCGCCCGCGCCCGCGCCGACCTGTCTGAACGGGTCGAGGAGCTGTTGCGGACCGAGTCCGCGCGGTTCACCGACCGGCTCGGGGGACTACCCGTCGAGGCCGGCGCCGGCGACGCGCTGCGGGCCGCCCTCGTCACCGTCGAGCAGGCCCGGGAGGACGCTGGATGAAGAGGTGGTCCCGACGAGGCCGCATCACGCTGCCGGAACGGGTGACCGCGCTCCAGGAGGCGGTCGCCGCAGGCGGCAAGCGGCTGCCGGCCGACCTCGCCCAGACGGTGCAGGTCGTCGTCGACCGCGCCGGCGAGCGCCGTCAGCTCTCCGTCGAGCACACCGTCGTCGCGCTGGCCGGCGCCACGGGCAGCGGCAAGTCGACGCTGTTCAACCGCGTCGCCGGCATGGAGGTCTCGGTCGTCGGCGTCCGCCGCCCCACGACGTCCGACCCGCTCGCCGTCGTGTGGGGGACGCAGGGCGTGATCCCGCTGCTGGACTGGCTCGCCGTGCCCCCGCGGCACCGGGTCGCCCGCGAGAGCGTGCTCGACTCCGGTGAGGGCGACGACCTCGACGGCCTCGTCCTGCTCGACCTCCCGGACCACGACTCCACCCAGAAGGAGCACCGCGACACCGTCGACCGCCTCGTCGAGATGGTCGACCTCTTCGTCTGGATCCTCGACCCGCAGAAGTACGCCGACGCCGCCCTGCACGAGCGGTACCTGCGGCCGCTGGCGTCGCACCAGGGCGTCACCGTCATCGTGCTCAACCAGATCGACCGGCTCACTCGCGCCGACGTCGTCGAGTGCGTCACCGACCTGCGCGGGCTGCTCGACAAGGACGGGCTGGACGAGGTCCCGGTGGTCGCCCTGTCCGCCGCGACCGGCGACGGGGTCGAGGTGCTGGTCGACCTCATCCGGACCGCCGTCACCAAGCGCCGCGCCGTCGACGAGCGCATCGAGGCCGACATCAGGATGACGGCCGAGATGGTGGCGACCGCGGTGGGCGCCGGCTCGCCGGGGTCGGTGGGCGACGGCGAACGGCGGCAGCTCGCCTCGGCCGTCGCCTCGGCGTCGGGCGCCGACGTGGTGGCGGAAGCGGCGGGACGGTCGTACCTGCAGCGGGCGCGCGTGGCGACCGGGTGGCCGATCACCCGCTGGCTGGGCCGGTTTCGACGCGATCCGCTGTCCAGGCTGGGGGTCCGCGTCCGGTCGTCCGCGTTGGTGCCGTCCGGCGGTGGGCCGGGGGCTGGCTCGGGCGTCGGCTCGGGTGGGCCCGGTGGGTCCGGCGGGTCCGGGGCTGGCTCCGGGTCTGGGTCTGGCAGCGCCGGCGCTGGTGGGTCCGGCGGTTCGTCCGCCCGGATCTCGTTGCCGGCGCCGACGCCGGTGCAGCGGTCGCGGTCCGATGCGGCGGTCCGCGAGTACGCCGACGCCGCGGCCGGTTCCCTCCCGCCGTCCTGGCGCGATTCCGTCCGCTCCGTCGCCGCGTCGGCCGGTACCCGGTTGCCGGACGAGCTCGACCGCCGGGTCGCCGGCACCGACTTCGGCATCGCGTCGCGGCCGGGCTGGTGGCGGCTGCTGAACGTGCTGCAGTGGCTCGCCCTCCTGACCGCGGCGGCGGGGGTGCTGTGGCTGCTCGCCCTGGCCGGCACCTCGTTCCTCCGCTTCGACGTCGCGGAGCCTTCGGTGGGCGGCCTCCCCGTGCCGACGGTGCTGCTGGCCGGCGGCCTGGTGCTGGGCGTGCTGCTCGGCCTCCTCGGTCTCGTCGCGGCCCGGCGTGGCGGCCGGCGTCAGGAGGCCCGGGTCCGCCGTCAACTGCACGACCTCATCGACGCCCTCGCCTCCGACGTCGTCGTCCAGCCGATCGACGCCGAACTGGCCAAGTACCGCGCCTTCTCGACCGCGCTGGAGCGGGCCCGCTCCTAGCACCCGCCCCTGGGCGTCGTCCCCGGTCCGCGGCTCGCCCCGCGGCTCGCCCCGCGGCTCGCCCCGGGTCCGCTCCCAGCTTTCCTCGCCCTCGCGCGCCACCCCGGGCCTGCTCCTAGCCCTCGTGCCCCTGGGCACCACTCTTCGTCTCGGTCGCTGCCCCTCGCCCCTCACCGACCCTGCGCCGTTGTCCACAGCCCCGACGAGTTCGCGGAGTTGTCCACATTCCGCCGAACCGGCCTTTCGATCATCCGCTTCGAGCGGAAGTCTCGGGTGCATCACCCAACGGGAACGAGCACAGGAGCTGTCAGATGAGCGAGGTCATGATCACCGTCGTCGGGAACGTCGCGACTGAACCGCGGCTGGACGAGACGAAGAAGGGCGAGACGTTCGCCAGTTTCCGGCTGGCCTGCAACGGTCAGCGCTACGACTCCCGGGCGCGGTCCTGGGTCGACGACGACACGTCCTTCTACACCGTCTACTGCTGGCGTTCGCCGCTGGCCGACAACATCAAGGCGTCGCTGCGCAAGGGCGATCCGGTGGTCGTGCACGGCCGGCTCAAGAACCGCGAGTGGCGCGACGAACAGCATGTCGTGCGCATCTCGCCGGAGATCACGGCGCGCAGCCTCGGCCACGATCTCTACCGCGGCACGTCATCGTTCACCAAGGTCAGCCGCCAGCCGTTCCTCCCCGAGGACGACGACGCCGTCGACTCCGTGCGCGCCGCCTACCTCGTCACCCACGACGAGCAGGCAGTGGTCGACCAACGCACGGGCGAGATCGTCTCCGGCGGACTCCCGGCTGCGTTGCCACCCGGTCGAGAACGGCCGGCCGAGCCCGCGCGGGCGAACGGCCGCGTGCCCACCAGTGCGCCGGGTCCGGTCGGCGACCGCCTGACGGCCGGCGATCACATGCGTGCCGGCGACCGGATGATGGGCGACGATCGGTCGTCCGGCGCCGCGAAGGCCGCGTCCGGGACCGATGCGCGTGCGGCCGCCAGATCCGCACGGACGACCGTCGCCACGGCCGATCCGGCGACGGAGCCGGCGGGGGCGACGCCATCGCCGCGCTCCGGCAATCGCGCCCGCCGCGAGAAAGCGGGTGTCCCCGGCTGACTCCGACCCCGCGCCGTCGGTCGACGCTGGTCCGCGGCACGGGCCTCCCCCGACTCGTGCTGCCGCACGACGACCGACGGCGCGGCCCTTCATCGGCACGCCTCGGTCTCGGTGTCGCCGCCGACAGCCGTGGCGCCGGGTCGCGGGGATGCGGGGCGCCCGGCGCTGGGTCGCCCGGCCATCGGGTCGCCCGGTCGCGAGGTCGCGTTGGATCGCCGGGGCACCTGGGGGCGGGGCGCCGCCGGGCCGTAGGCACGCCTCGGTCTCGGTGTCGCCGCCGGCAGCCGTGGCGCCGGGTCGCGGGGTCGCGGTGGCACGGGGCGCTGGGTCGCCCGGCCATCGGGTCGCCCGGTCGCGAGGTCGCGTTGGATCGCCGGGGCACCTGGGCGCCCGGCCGTCGGGGCGCCGGAGCGCGGAGTCGCCGTCCGGTCGCGGGGCGCCGCCGGGCCGTAGGCACGCCTCGGACTCGGTGTCGCCGCCGATAGCCGTGGCGCCGTGGCGCCGGGTCGCGGGGTCGCGGGGCGCTGGGTCGCCCGGCCATCGGGGCGCCCGGTCGCGGGGGTCCCGTTGGGCCGCCGGGGTCGCCGGGGTCGCCGGGGTCGCCGGGTCGCCGGGGTCGCCGAGGCATCGAGGCATCGAGGCGCCGGGGCGCGGAGTCACAGTCCGGTCGTCGGGGCACCGCCGGGCTGTCGGGTCGCGGGGTCGCGGGGCACGGGGTCGCTGTCGGGCCACGAGGGCGCGGGGCCGCCGGGACGCCGGGTCGTCGAAGCGTGGGCGCATTGGGCCCGCTGGGCCGCTGAGCCATGCCGCGTCGTGGGCGCGGCGGCGATGCTGCCGATCGCAACGAACTCCTCGCCGCGGAGCCCGTGCCGCGCTCCGCGGCGAGGGCCGGCCGATGCCGTCCGCGACGACGTCGGCCAGCACCCGGCTGACCTGGGCAGATCGTCGTCGCCCATCCAGCCGCGGCCCACCGTGAGCAGCGACGGCGGCCGGGAACGGGCGTGCGGCGGATGCTGCCGTGCTCAGAGAGGGAGACGCGGTCGTCTCGGGTGGACGGGAGGCCGTACTCTTGGACTCGTTATGGCGGACTTCATTTACTCCATGCGTAAGGCGCGCAAAGCGCACGGTGACAAGGTCATCCTTGACGACGTCACGCTTTACTTCCTGCCAGGGGCGAAGATCGGCGTCGTCGGGCCCAACGGCGCCGGTAAGTCGAGCATCCTGAAGATCATGGCGGGGCTTGACCAGCCGTCGAACGGTGACGCCCAGTTGGCGCCCGGCGCGACGGTCGGTTACCTCGCGCAGGAGCCGGCGCTCAACGAGGACAAGACCGTGCTCGGCAATGTCCAGGAGGGCGTGGCCGAGACGCTTGAGCTGGTCAACCGGTTCAACGAGATCACCGAGAAGATGGCTGTCGACTACTCCGACGAGCTGCTCGAAGAGATGGGCAAGCTGCAGGAGCAGCTCGACCACCGCAACGCGTGGGAGTTGGACTCCCAGCTCGAGCAGGCGATGGACGCGCTGCGCTGCCCGCCGGGGGACGCGGACGTGAAGGTGCTGTCCGGTGGCGAGCGGCGCCGCGTGGCGTTGTGCAAGCTGCTGCTGCAGCAGCCCGACCTGCTGCTGCTCGACGAGCCGACCAACCACCTCGACGCCGAGAGCGTGCTGTGGCTCGAGCAGCACCTCGAGAAGTACCCCGGCGCCGTCATCGCCGTCACCCACGACCGGTACTTCCTCGACCACGTCGCCCAGTGGATCGCCGAGGTCGACCGCGGCCGCGTCCACGGCTATGAGGGCAACTACACGACCTACCTCGAGACCAAGGAAGCCCGCCTCAAGGTCGAGGGGCAGAAGGACGCCAAGCGTCAGCGTCGCCTGCGCGAAGAGCTGGACTGGGTCCGCTCCAACGCCAAGGGCCGGCAGACGAAGCAGCGCGCCCGTCTCGACCGCTACGAGGAGATGGCGGCCGAGGCCGAGAAGACGCGCAAGCTCGACTTCGAGGAGATCCAGATCCCGCCGGGCCCGCGCCTGGGCAATCTCGTCGTCGAGGCCAACAAGGTCACCAAGGGCTTCGGCGACCGCATCCTCATGCGCGACCTGTCGTTCACGCTGCCGCGCAACGGCATCGTCGGCGTCATCGGCCCGAACGGCGTGGGTAAGACGACGCTGTTCAAGATGATCGTCGGCCAGGAGCAGCCCGACGACGGCTCGTTCCGCATCGGCGACACCGTCCGACTGTCCTACGTCGACCAGTCGCGCGGCGGCATCGACCCGAAGAAGAACGTCTGGCAGGTCGTGTCCGACGAGCTCGACCACATCAAGGTCGGCCAGGTCGAGATGCCGAGCCGCGCGTACGTGTCGGCGTTCGGCTTCAAGGGCCCGGACCAGCAGAAGCCGGCCGGCGTGCTGTCCGGCGGCGAGCGGAACCGGCTGAACCTGGCGCTGACGCTGAAGCAGGGCGGCAACCTGATCCTGCTCGACGAGCCGACCAACGACCTCGACGTCGAGACGCTGCAGTCGCTCGAGAACGCGCTGCTCGAGTTCCCCGGCTGCGCCGTCATCACGTCGCACGACCGGTGGTTCCTCGACCGCGTCGCCACCCACATCCTCGCGTGGGAGGGCGACGACGAGGACCCGGCCAAGTGGTTCTGGTTCGAGGGCAACTTCGAGAGCTACGAGAAGAACAAGATCGAGCGGCTCGGCGCCGACGCCGCGCGCCCGCACCGGGTCACCTACCGCAAGCTCAGCCGCGAC
This Jiangella alba DNA region includes the following protein-coding sequences:
- a CDS encoding GTPase domain-containing protein; translated protein: MSVHGALAALRGRLSGVQYPLEVSDADDARTTRRELLAQLDDYILPRLDQLDAPLLAVVGGSTGAGKSTLVNSLVRRKVSDAGVLRPTTRSPVLVHHPDDVGWFDELRVLPDLPRVAIHDQAGGALRLVADDGLPTGVAILDAPDVDSVVTENRTLAAQLLAAADLWLFVTTAARYSDAVPWDFLRAAADRQAAVAVVLDRVAPDAVSEVRAHLSAMLSEHGLGDAPLLVVEEAAPDDAGLLPEEAVASVRGWLDGLAADESARNEIVRRTLDGAIGGALRQLPVLADAADHQVQALTRLRDEIAHVYGKTAKRIDAASADGSMLRGEVLARWQDFVGTGDFMRSLEARVGRLRDKVTAFLKGRPQPAAAVEEAIENGVAAMIVEEANRAAEKADDKWRDSAAGRALLAGDDLSRATGDLPERSARTVREWQDAVLTMVRSEGADKRYNARLLSFGVNGLGLALMIVVFASTAGLTGAEVGVAGGTAVVGQKLLEAIFGDEAVRRLAARARADLSERVEELLRTESARFTDRLGGLPVEAGAGDALRAALVTVEQAREDAG
- a CDS encoding GTPase; translated protein: MKRWSRRGRITLPERVTALQEAVAAGGKRLPADLAQTVQVVVDRAGERRQLSVEHTVVALAGATGSGKSTLFNRVAGMEVSVVGVRRPTTSDPLAVVWGTQGVIPLLDWLAVPPRHRVARESVLDSGEGDDLDGLVLLDLPDHDSTQKEHRDTVDRLVEMVDLFVWILDPQKYADAALHERYLRPLASHQGVTVIVLNQIDRLTRADVVECVTDLRGLLDKDGLDEVPVVALSAATGDGVEVLVDLIRTAVTKRRAVDERIEADIRMTAEMVATAVGAGSPGSVGDGERRQLASAVASASGADVVAEAAGRSYLQRARVATGWPITRWLGRFRRDPLSRLGVRVRSSALVPSGGGPGAGSGVGSGGPGGSGGSGAGSGSGSGSAGAGGSGGSSARISLPAPTPVQRSRSDAAVREYADAAAGSLPPSWRDSVRSVAASAGTRLPDELDRRVAGTDFGIASRPGWWRLLNVLQWLALLTAAAGVLWLLALAGTSFLRFDVAEPSVGGLPVPTVLLAGGLVLGVLLGLLGLVAARRGGRRQEARVRRQLHDLIDALASDVVVQPIDAELAKYRAFSTALERARS
- a CDS encoding single-stranded DNA-binding protein; the protein is MSEVMITVVGNVATEPRLDETKKGETFASFRLACNGQRYDSRARSWVDDDTSFYTVYCWRSPLADNIKASLRKGDPVVVHGRLKNREWRDEQHVVRISPEITARSLGHDLYRGTSSFTKVSRQPFLPEDDDAVDSVRAAYLVTHDEQAVVDQRTGEIVSGGLPAALPPGRERPAEPARANGRVPTSAPGPVGDRLTAGDHMRAGDRMMGDDRSSGAAKAASGTDARAAARSARTTVATADPATEPAGATPSPRSGNRARREKAGVPG
- the ettA gene encoding energy-dependent translational throttle protein EttA; this encodes MADFIYSMRKARKAHGDKVILDDVTLYFLPGAKIGVVGPNGAGKSSILKIMAGLDQPSNGDAQLAPGATVGYLAQEPALNEDKTVLGNVQEGVAETLELVNRFNEITEKMAVDYSDELLEEMGKLQEQLDHRNAWELDSQLEQAMDALRCPPGDADVKVLSGGERRRVALCKLLLQQPDLLLLDEPTNHLDAESVLWLEQHLEKYPGAVIAVTHDRYFLDHVAQWIAEVDRGRVHGYEGNYTTYLETKEARLKVEGQKDAKRQRRLREELDWVRSNAKGRQTKQRARLDRYEEMAAEAEKTRKLDFEEIQIPPGPRLGNLVVEANKVTKGFGDRILMRDLSFTLPRNGIVGVIGPNGVGKTTLFKMIVGQEQPDDGSFRIGDTVRLSYVDQSRGGIDPKKNVWQVVSDELDHIKVGQVEMPSRAYVSAFGFKGPDQQKPAGVLSGGERNRLNLALTLKQGGNLILLDEPTNDLDVETLQSLENALLEFPGCAVITSHDRWFLDRVATHILAWEGDDEDPAKWFWFEGNFESYEKNKIERLGADAARPHRVTYRKLSRD